From a region of the Theobroma cacao cultivar B97-61/B2 chromosome 8, Criollo_cocoa_genome_V2, whole genome shotgun sequence genome:
- the LOC18592795 gene encoding probable sucrose-phosphate synthase 4, giving the protein MAGNEWINGYLEAILDVGSGTRKRYDGQLKIAKFPEHKVQVKEEKVFSPTKYFVEEVINSFDESDLHRTWVKVIATRNTRERSNRLENMCWRIWHLARKKKQIAWDDARRLAKRRLEREQGRNDAADDLSELSEGEKEKGDSNYTEASKDMSRINSDTQIWFDDDKAKHLYIVLISMHGLVRGENMELGRDSDTGGQVKYVVELARALANTKGVHRVDLLTRQITSPEVDSSYGEPTEMLSCPSDGSGSCGAYLIRIPCGPRNKYIPKESLWPHIPEFVDGALNHIVTMARALGDQLNGGKPTWPYVIHGHYADAGEVAARLSGALNVPMVLTGHSLGRNKFEQLLKQGRLSREDINATYKIMRRIEGEEMGLDAAEMVVTSTRQEIEEQWGLYDGFDPKLERKLRVRRRRGVSCLGRYMPRMVVIPPGMDFSYVTTQDSLENDGDLKSLLGPDRAQNKRHLPPIWSEIMRFFTNPHKPTILALSRPDPKKNVTTLLKAFGECQALRELANLTLILGNRDDIEEMSNSSSVVLTTVLKLIDKYDLYGQVAYPKHHKQSEVPEIYRLAAKTKGVFINPALVEPFGLTLVEAAAYGLPVVATKNGGPVDILKVLHNGLLVDPHDQKAIADALLKLVADKNLWAECRKNGLRNIHRFSWPEHCRNYLSHVEHCRNRHPTSRLEIITIPEEPMSDSLRDVEDISLRFSIEGDIKLNGEIDAATRQKKLIEAISQLASSNSNTGITYSPGRRQMLFVIAADCYDNKGGITETFQAIIKNVMKAAGLSIGLGKVGFVLVTGSSLRETMQALSSCLVNIEDFDALVCNSGSELYYPWRDMVADTDYEAHIEYRWPGENVRSMAMRLARTEDGDKDDITEYVEACSSRCYSYSIKPSAKTQRIDDLRQRLRMRGFRCNIVYTRAASKLNVVPLFASRMQALRYLSIRWGIDLSKVVLFVGERGDTDHEDLLGGLHKTLVLKGSVPYGSEKLLRSEDNFKREDAVPQDNSNINSIENYEAHNIAGALDALEIK; this is encoded by the exons ATGGCAGGAAATGAGTGGATCAATGGCTACTTGGAAGCGATACTAGACGTGGGAAGCGGCACAAGGAAGAGGTATGATGGGCAGCTGAAGATTGCCAAATTCCCAGAGCATAAAGTTCAGGTCAAAGAAGAGAAGGTGTTCAGTCCCACCAAGTACTTTGTGGAAGAAGTCATCAACAGCTTTGACGAGTCTGACCTCCATAGGACATGGGTCAAG GTGATAGCAACAAGGAATACTCGTGAACGCAGTAACAGGCTTGAGAATATGTGCTGGCGCATTTGGCATCTTGCCCGCAAAAAGAAACAG ATAGCATGGGATGACGCACGAAGGCTAGCTAAACGACGACTGGAACGTGAGCAAGGTCGCAACGATGCAGCCGATGACTTGTCGGAGCTGTCCGAAGGCGAGAAGGAAAAAGGTGATTCCAATTATACGGAAGCAAGCAAGGATATGTCCAGGATCAACTCTGACACCCAGATTTGGTTCGATGATGACAAGGCTAAACATCTCTACATTGTCCTCATTAG TATGCATGGGCTAGTCCGCGGAGAAAACATGGAACTCGGAAGGGATTCTGATACCGGTGGGCAg GTAAAATACGTGGTGGAACTAGCTCGGGCTTTAGCCAACACAAAAGGGGTTCATCGCGTGGATCTACTCACAAGACAAATCACCTCCCCCGAAGTAGATTCAAGCTATGGTGAGCCTACAGAGATGTTGTCCTGCCCGTCTGATGGTTCTGGAAGTTGTGGAGCCTACTTAATCCGCATTCCCTGTGGGCCCCGCAACAA GTACATCCCCAAAGAGTCTCTCTGGCCTCACATCCCTGAATTTGTCGATGGGGCTCTGAACCACATCGTGACCATGGCCAGGGCCTTGGGTGACCAACTCAACGGAGGGAAACCCACATGGCCTTATGTCATCCATGGTCATTATGCCGATGCTGGGGAGGTGGCAGCCCGCTTGTCCGGGGCCTTGAACGTGCCCATGGTTCTAACAGGCCACTCCCTCGGCCGGAACAAGTTTGAGCAACTGCTTAAACAAGGGAGACTGTCTAGGGAAGACATCAATGCCACCTACAAGATAATGAGGAGGATTGAGGGTGAAGAGATGGGGTTGGATGCAGCTGAGATGGTGGTCACTAGCACAAGGCAAGAGATTGAAGAGCAATGGGGATTGTATGATGGCTTCGATCCTAAGTTAGAGAGGAAGCTTAGAGTAAGGAGACGGCGTGGAGTGAGTTGCCTTGGACGATACATGCCAAGGATGGTG GTCATTCCTCCAGGCATGGACTTCAGCTACGTCACAACACAGGAttccttggaaaatgatgGTGACCTCAAGTCATTGCTTGGACCCGACAGGGCTCAAAACAAAAGGCATCTACCTCCAATATGGTCTGAG ATAATGCGCTTTTTCACAAATCCGCACAAGCCCACAATCCTTGCATTGTCTCGTCCCGACCCCAAGAAGAATGTTACTACATTACTCAAGGCTTTTGGAGAGTGCCAGGCCCTCAGAGAATTGGCCAACCTG ACATTGATACTTGGTAACAGAGATGATATTGAGGAGATGTCCAACAGCAGCTCAGTTGTGCTTACAACTGTACTCAAGCTCATCGATAAATACGACCTATATGGTCAAGTAGCCTATCCCAAGCATCACAAGCAATCAGAAGTTCCTGAAATTTATCGCTTAGCTGCCAAGACCAAG GGAGTTTTCATCAATCCGGCTCTAGTGGAACCATTCGGTCTTACACTCGTTGAG GCAGCTGCTTATGGTCTACCTGTTGTTGCCACAAAAAATGGTGGACCAGTGGACATCTTAAAG GTACTTCACAATGGCCTCCTAGTAGACCCACATGATCAGAAAGCCATAGCAGATGCCCTCCTAAAGCTTGTTGCTGACAAGAACCTATGGGCTGAGTGTCGGAAAAATGGCCTGAGGAACATACACCGTTTTTCATGGCCAGAACACTGCCGTAACTACCTCTCACATGTTGAACATTGCAGGAATCGCCACCCCACTAGCCGTCTTGAGATCATTACAATTCCTGAAGAACCAATGAGTGACTCTTTAAGGGATGTGGAGGACATATCTCTTAGATTTTCCATAGAGGGAGATATCAAACTCAATGGAGAGATTGATGCGGCAACCAGACAGAAGAAACTCATTGAAGCCATTTCTCAATTGGCTTCTTCAAATAGCAATACTGGCATTACTTACAGTCCTGGTAGAAGACAGATGCTTTTTGTGATAGCAGCAGATTGCTATGATAACAAAGGAGGAATTACAGAGACCTTTCAAGCAATAATCAAGAATGTGATGAAAGCTGCAGGCTTAAGTATTGGCTTAGGAAAGGTAGGCTTTGTATTGGTGACTGGGTCAAGTTTAAGGGAGACTATGCAAGCATTGAGTTCGTGCCTAGTAAATATTGAAGATTTTGATGCATTGGTCTGTAATAGTGGAAGTGAATTGTATTATCCATGGAGGGATATGGTAGCAGATACAGACTATGAAGCTCACATTGAGTACAGATGGCCAGGTGAAAATGTGAGGTCAATGGCAATGAGGCTTGCTAGGACGGAAGATGGGGACAAGGATGACATCACAGAGTATGTAGAAGCATGCAGTTCCAGATGCTACTCTTATAGCATTAAGCCTAGTGCCAAG ACTCAAAGAATAGATGACCTTCGCCAAAGGCTTCGGATGAGAGGCTTCCGATGCAATATTGTCTACACACGTGCAGCATCAAAGTTAAATGTGGTGCCATTATTTGCATCAAGAATGCAAGCACTAAG GTATCTTTCAATAAGGTGGGGAATTGATCTTTCCAAAGTGGTCTTATTTGTGGGGGAGCGAGGGGATACAGACCATGAAGACCTGCTAGGTGGCCTTCACAAGACCTTAGTTTTGAAAGGTTCTGTGCCATATGGCAGTGAGAAGCTCCTTCGTAGTGAAGACAATTTTAAAAGAGAAGATGCAGTCCCCCAGGACAACTCTAACATCAACTCTATAGAGAACTATGAAGCCCACAATATAGCAGGAGCTCTGGATGCCCTTGAGATCAAATGA